The Thunnus thynnus chromosome 13, fThuThy2.1, whole genome shotgun sequence genome segment CGGCTGTCAGTTATATAATCTTTGTTCCTAAggctgttgctaaggtggttgctaaggtgtttccatgtgttgttcactctcatattttagATCTTAGTCAGCTctaacatgtacggatggatctAAGAAGttgaaaagaagtgaaatcctgctactagcTTTCtgagcttcctgaagctgaccaatcagaacagagtgggctcatcaggaggcggggcttaaagagacaggaagctAAAAcgggcctgtttcagacagaggctgaactgaggggctgcataaaggaccagtagaagataaataaggagtttttaactggaaatcatgcaaagatattccagtagagccccagaataaaaaatgaGTAACTTTTATCTCCTGGAGATCTTGCTAATATGATGATCCAATATGAATATTTGTCCTACAGTGAGCAGGAAGCACAGAATGAAGAACTtgcaatgaaaataaacatataaaatatgtcctGAGGTCATCAACCATCTGGAGACCGAAATAAATTGCACTTAGAGACATGTTTCGTTTCATGGTCGCGTTTATTTCTTTAATCACaaatgacaatatttaatttgtaaaatgCACTCCTATGTTGAGGTGTGGGTCAGAGtattgtcagtgtgttttgagTAATCTGTCTGATTAACATGATCACGCTAACATGTTTCaacatgaaaagtaaaaaaatcatGTATCATCAAATCAAACTCAAATATCCACGCACGCACAAACACCTGAATTCCCTTCTAGGACCTgctaagagtgtgtgtgtgtgtgggggggtatgacttaagtcactttcagggacacaaaCCAGACTTAAGAGCAGTTGATTGGGGAAGGCTTGtgcaactggggacaaaagtcGTGTCCCCAACTGGtgaaatgctgatttttttggTCAGTGGTTAGGGTAAgactccaggaaatgaatgtaagtctacgtaaataccccaaaagtgacATAAGTAAAcctctgtctatgtgtgtgtgtgtgcgtgtgtgtgtgtgtaggtgtgtgtgtgttatatcgTCAGCTCCTTGGGGTTGACCACCCTGCCGATGAAGAGCAGCGCACCCGAGGCTTCGTCTCGGATCAGGTACAGGAATGGGCGGTCCACTCGGTAGGACAGGTGGCTCGGCGTCGATGTGGTGCTGGCGTACTGGTTCCCCTCGGGCGCCATCTCCATGACGACCTTGTGACTGATGCTGCTGAGCTTGACGGGCTGAGCCGAGATTTTCTCCAGTTCTGTGTCcgctagccaatcagagagaTCTGCACGAAGGGAGGTTATGTTAAAACTATTATAAGTTGAAACAGTGACACCTAGTGGCTCTTATTGGTACACTGATGTGAGTCTAAATAAGTTTCACAGGAAATAACCTTCGACTTCCTGTCTACGCTTCTAACATCCATACATCTTATGCCTTTGGTTGAGTCGGTGAGTCCTGATGAGACAACAAGATGAGACAAGAATAGAAAGAAGGAAACAAGAGGACCATGTCGCACTGATCAACACCATTTGACTCGTCAGTGTGGTCCGATATAACTCAGGGCATCAAACAGTGTTTCCAGATTTTGCTGGCTTAGCGTGGACgtagctaacaagctaacaaacGAGCTAAAGACCCCGTTATTGTTCACTCACAATAAATGCCAGTACATTGACGTTTCTAAATCCATTTATGGCTACATGTGGGAGTGTAAGTCAGTCCACAATGACTGAACCATGCGTATGCACAGCTTTACAAATCTTAAGTAAAAAATGAGTCTGTATATTTCTGTCTTGTAGTTtaagtcatgaatctacactcCTTGACTTGCGTGTTGTGTTGTGGACTCACTGAGGTCGCTGAGCAGCGGCAGCAAGTCTGTGGAGTAGCTGAGCCTCAGGGCGGGCAGAGTGAGGGTCACCTGGGCAGGAAGGAGCGTCATGGACAGGTCCTGCACAAACTCAGCGGTCAGACTCTCCTCCACCAGGGTCATGTTGGAGGTCACGTCATTGGGCAGGAACACAAACATGCTGACAGAGTCCTGCATCTGGATCTGAGCGAtctgaaggaggaagagaagacaTTTCAGAAAACGGAAATCAGGCTGTTTTTAGTGACATCACCACATAGCGTTCTCTGAATAATGAAGTTTCaaccaattttacacatttttgttgttgtttcagagTAGAAAACTCACCGTGCAGCTCAAATCTGAGTCAACTCCCATCTTTACAGGGTAGTTATCCTGTTGCATCATGGAAACGCGGACAGGTGCTTTGCCGTCCACTCGGAAGTTCTCCAATGTTCCACTCTGACCGAACCGAGTCACCCACTTCCCtgtttacagacagaaaaacgTCCTTACTGATGTCCGTGGAAAAATTGACCACATGGGGCTCAACAAGGAGattttttcaagtctgaaaGTATTTTCTTGCctacttgttttatttttttgaatttgtttttgctctgtttgtcttcttctttcttatTTAGTGTGTACGCCCATTTGAGCATTGAGGTCTATGGTATATTACACTATGGTGTTGTGATTTCTATCATGTTGTGACGTGAGTAAATTCACATGTTGGAAAAGTtcaataatttttaaaataaattgacGTTTATGCATCCTCAGTTTGTTTCTGAAATTGTAGGAaaattaattatgaaataaaagatTAATGTGAGGCAGCGCTCTGACATGTTcaaaccaacaaacacacaccaggtAGCGAGTGTTTGACAGTCAGACGTTTTTGGGGAACTGTGTTGTACCTTTAAAGTAGGCGGCGCTCACAGTGTTCACTCCAGGGATTCGGGGGAGGGCCTTAGCCAGGAAGCGCTGCACCTTCCCGCCCGTCTCCTGAGACACCCAGTCGTTGATTTCTTTCAGGTCCTTGGCTCCACCCGTCAGAGCCTTGGGACGAACGCCGTACTGCTGCTCCACGAGACCGAAGAAGTCCTGCTTCAGGCGAAGTCCTGAGTACGGTCACACAAAGAGACGGTTTAATCAGATATTTTAAGGTTCAGACACTCACCACATTGATTGTGCAGGTGAGGGAAACTAATGGGCCTATGAAGACACAATTTAAACCGAGATTTGATTGACTGAAGATTGTATTTTCAGTAAGACAGTGGCAGAAGACTTTTGGTGAAGCTGCAGAGTCTGTCAAAAACTGTTTGGTACTCCTTCATGTTATGTCACATGTATTTCATAGTATTAGTTTGTGAGTCATTGGGGCCATATGATATCACTGAAGTGTGATCAGATCTGTGCTGAATCCAGAAAAAGACGAATCCAGGTTGTAGGAGGAAGCCGCCATTACTGCTTTTCAGGAGATCCTGTAGAAGCAGTTATACACTCagcgagcactttattaggaacatctgtgcaatctaatgcaatccaatgtcaacaaaaactgaaaaatgtataagcttcgtaaaagtagaatttatggcagagccgttgtattggattgcattagattgctgAGTGTATGTTGGACATATGGTTTGGTGTAGATTATAATCTCTGAGCTAAATGTTCCTCTGCTCCATGAAATCTATCTGACTGTCTGAAATCTCcattaaatcctcatgtttcaTTCTGTGCAGCATGCCAAAAAAGGACGGACTAGGGGCTGCTAAAGATGGAGCAATCTGCCTACATGGGGCCAATGGTGAGCCACCGACCTGCTGATCTCTGTTAGCTTGGTGCTAGGCGTTACATAGtatgaaatgatgca includes the following:
- the serpinf1 gene encoding pigment epithelium-derived factor; amino-acid sequence: MKRTTFLLVFGVVLSFCQAQSETGGEETGGEEEHVELFTTPATKMGAAASDFGYNLFRALASRNTATNVFLSPISVSAVLTQLSMGGSERAQRQLFRALRYHTLQDPQLHNTLKDLLASVKAPGKGLSTAARIYLARRLRLKQDFFGLVEQQYGVRPKALTGGAKDLKEINDWVSQETGGKVQRFLAKALPRIPGVNTVSAAYFKGKWVTRFGQSGTLENFRVDGKAPVRVSMMQQDNYPVKMGVDSDLSCTIAQIQMQDSVSMFVFLPNDVTSNMTLVEESLTAEFVQDLSMTLLPAQVTLTLPALRLSYSTDLLPLLSDLNLSDWLADTELEKISAQPVKLSSISHKVVMEMAPEGNQYASTTSTPSHLSYRVDRPFLYLIRDEASGALLFIGRVVNPKELTI